Proteins encoded by one window of Lates calcarifer isolate ASB-BC8 linkage group LG7_1, TLL_Latcal_v3, whole genome shotgun sequence:
- the knl1 gene encoding kinetochore scaffold 1: MSSQLQSSEVPGSSNFKGTANSLKNSLKMQRHQVKSDAEDDCREKTVRFSADDAAMDVTRSHTVNIATHFKPQFHLNSDFVPTCGEKTVRFTANDAAMDVTRSHTVNIATHFKPQSHSNLDLLPTCGEKTVRFSADDAAMDVTQSHTVNIATEFELPSQQNIDPLPSCGEKTVRFSENDAAMDVTRSHTVNIATEIELPTQQNVDPLSSCGEKTVRFSASNAAMDVTRSHTVNIASHLAPQSHQNLDFLPACGEKTVRFSADDAAIDMTHCLTVNIASNTVSDSVVPHQESNILSTHGNPDLPSAVKKGDRNRSLSAHGLDPGFKNSLPSTSGPWANPVITKAVSPATPSPLEGVSTNGYLDQLHMEKAEENDVNMDMTEAQTGCILGQTCTDESPQCLSSTQDSYANSDHLKETEATAQQSNETLGSSNPDGVEITNCPQSFDSNDTKTREEPKPRNETCTLSQKMESSPSAVDQDADVLRSRKSRRMSLADLQSKVRRLSHIINTAPDAIAMENSTTPLLQLDHDDENSEDKTKSMPVAEPEAELGLVNTQDNTQAQCLTQGEEEVSTTTATPFNLKTKQLMSRLSVGGFKPKLPQRSKPDDPKKVKSFGEPTRTMTINVTNQLTNFDNDVSDIYDEELESYEDVSETLDMRSPQKITEKVSPSLEFNTDEPLDEDAFEEDLISAAHGIKRPLPTDENNMEDEKRMKASTETPADAAEMELQPHSVESDANITTAPNMTTHTTDCFSSGLTASIRCEATFESTFKQSLFESQLEDYTSDEQKKLDDGTITVMEFFKLFNIDFVIHNPRQSVLPGRLLSDSDSTPMDLLKDRHISRPKQTVYEEDVLILTEKVEGLKVRMRDLDKPLKIVNRPLWEEMRSSSEKELKSFGAKLKERNNFFRKTSKAQSHEMKEVLYSNLVQANLEEQKKLRGTIEEADEMIKSLDECICQLETELAAVEEKGFDDKPSLKSCQEEMKKVTEALVDDERQMSELELQKKQNSNKLNRLKAETKNLESHVTILHMVNEWKFGEKTDNCTTYTFLHETMHLQLVYEKSNGTDADNQSERKISHITFKLQLDDEKSQCHARLVHKLLSQYIESETSWVEKYPTKRHVPKLLHDVSLVVSRCRLLGEEIRLLKMWGGLRLDILDISCVDTQVHIVFSSLKKFSKFEVVFSISLMNHLCVLQVESFKNRIGSTAIQQIEEIVACFSPGKNLLTKIVKKIHHSLLC, from the exons ATGAGTTCACAACTGCAGAGCAGTGAAGTGCCTGGATCGTCTAACTTTAAGG GCACAGCTAACTCATTGAAGAATTCTTTAAAGATGCAGAGACATCAG GTCAAGTCTGATGCTGAAGATGACTGtagagagaaaacagtgaggTTCTCTGCAGATGATGCAGCCATGGATGTGACACGCAGCCACACTGTAAATATTGCCACTCATTTCAAACCACAGTTCCACTTGAATTCAGACTTTGTACCCACATGTGGAGAGAAGACAGTGAGGTTCACTGCAAACGATGCAGCTATGGATGTGACACGAAGTCACACGGTCAACATCGCCACTCATTTCAAACCACAGTCCCACTCGAATTTGGACCTTTTGCCTACATGTGGAGAGAAGACAGTGAGGTTCTCTGCAGATGATGCAGCTATGGATGTGACACAAAGTCACACTGTAAATATCGCCACTGAGTTTGAACTCCCCTCACAACAAAATATTGACCCTCTGCCTAGTTGTGGAGAGAAAACCGTGAGGTTCAGTGAGAATGATGCAGCTATGGATGTGACACGAAGTCACACCGTTAATATCGCCACTGAGATTGAACTGCCAACGCAACAAAATGTTGACCCTCTGTCTAGTTGTGGAGAGAAAACTGTGAGGTTCAGTGCAAGTAACGCAGCTATGGATGTGACACGAAGTCACACTGTAAACATTGCAAGTCATTTGGCACCACAGTCACACCAAAACTTGGACTTTTTACCTGCTTGTGGTGAGAAAACAGTGAGGTTCAGTGCAGACGATGCAGCTATAGATATGACTCACTGCCTCACTGTAAACATTGCCAGCAACACAGTGTCAGATTCAGTTGTTCCACACCAAGAATCAAACATTTTATCCACCCACGGAAACCCAGATTTACCTTCAGCTGTGAAGAAGGGAGATAGAAACAGATCATTGTCAGCACACGGTCTGGATCCAGGATTTAAAAACTCCTTGCCCAGTACCAGTGGCCCATGGGCTAACCCTGTGATCACCAAAGCAGTTTCTCCTGCTACACCATCTCCTCTAGAAGGTGTCAGTACAAATGGCTACCTGGACCAGCTTCACATGGAGAAGGCTGAAGAAAACGATGTAAACATGGATATGACTGAAGCTCAAACAGGATGCATTTTGggacaaacatgcacagatgaATCCCCTCAATGTCTCTCTTCAACACAAGACTCCTACGCCAATTCTGACCATTTGAAAGAAACGGAGGCAACTGCACAACAGAGCAATGAAACACTGGGATCATCCAACCCTGATGGTGTGGAAATAACAAACTGTCCACAGTCTTTTGACTCAAATGACACCAAGACCAGGGAAGAACCCAAACCAAGAAATGAAACTTGTACTTTATCACAGAAGATGGAAAGTTCACCCAGTGCTGTTGACCAAGATGCTGATGTGCTGCGTTCACGGAAGTCCAGACGAATGAGTTTAGCTGATCTCCAGTCAAAAGTAAGGCGCCTGAGCCACATCATAAATACAGCTCCTGATGCTATCGCCATGGAAAACAGCACAACACCTTTGCTTCAGTTGGACCACGATGATGAAAACtcagaggacaaaacaaaatccaTGCCTGTAGCGGAGCCTGAAGCTGAACTAGGTTTGGTAAACACTCAAGATAATACACAAGCTCAGTGTCTGAcacaaggagaagaagaagtctcaactactactgctactcCTTTCAACTTGAAGACTAAACAACTGATGTCAAGACTCTCAGTGGGAGGCTTCAAGCCAAAACTGCCTCAAAGAAGCAAACCCGATGACCCAAAGAAGGTGAAATCTTTTGGAGAGCCGACAAGGACGATGACTATCAACGTTACTAATCAGCTGACTAACTTTGACAATGATGTGAGCGATATTTACGATGAAGAGCTTGAAAGCTATGAGGATGTGTCCGAAACACTGGACATGAGGAGTCCCcaaaaaatcactgaaaaagtGAGTCCCTCCCTGGAGTTCAACACCGACGAGCCTTTAGATGAGGATGCATTCGAGGAGGACCTTATCAGTGCTGCCCATGGAATAAAGAGACCTTTGCcaacagatgaaaacaatatgGAGGATGAGAAGAGAATGAAAGCTTCCACTGAGACgcctgctgatgctgctgaaaTG GAATTACAGCCTCATTCTGTGGAGTCTGACGCTAACATCACTACAGCTCCAAACATGACTACACACACCACTGATTGCTTCAGTAGTGGTCTCACAGCCAGCATCAGATGTGAAGCTACATTTGAGTCAA cttttAAACAAAGCCTCTTTGAATCTCAGCTTGAAGACTATACAAGTGATGAACAAAAG AAACTGGATGACGGCACCATTACAGTGATGGAGTTCTTTAAACTCTTCAACATAGACTTTGTCATCCATAATCCTCGCCAAAGTGTCCTTCCTGGCAGA cttttGTCAGACTCCGATTCCACACCGATGGATTTATTGAAGGACAGGCACATCAGCCGTCCTAAACAGACGGTGTATGAAGAAGACGTCCTGATCCTCACAGAGAAGGTGGAGGG GTTGAAGGTGCGAATGCGGGACCTAGACAAACCTCTGAAGATCGTTAACAGACCTCTGTGGGAGGAGATGAGAAGTTCTTCAGAGAAAGAG CTCAAATCGTTTGGTGCAAAactaaaagagagaaataactTCTTCAGAAAGACGAGCAAAGCTCAGTCACATGAAATGAAAGAGGTTTTGTACTCAAATCTTGTGCAGGCTAATCTG GAGGAGCAAAAGAAGCTGAGAGGAACAATTGAGGAAGcagatgaaatgataaaaagcCTAGACGAATGTATTTGTCAGTTAGAGACAG AACTTGCTGCAGTTGAAGAAAAAGGATTCGATGACAAACCAAGTCTGAAATCATGTCAGGAAG aaaTGAAGAAAGTCACTGAAGCTCTGGTGGATGATGAAAG ACAAATGTCTGAACTGGAGCTGCAGAAGAAGCAGAATTCAAACAAACTCAACAGGCTGAAAGCTGAGACCAAGAACCTCGAGAGTCATGTCACCATTCTGCATAT GGTGAATGAGTGGAAGTTTGGGGAGAAGACAGACAACTGTACAACCTACACCTTCCTCCATGAGACCATGCATCTACAGTTGGTGTATGAAAAATCCAATG GAACTGATGCTGATAATCAGTCTGAGAGGAAAATATCTCACATCACCTTCAAACTTCAACTTGAtg ATGAGAAGTCGCAGTGCCATGCTCGCCTTGTTCACAAACTTCTCTCTCAGTACATTGAGAGTGAAACTTCCTGGGTGGAGAAGTACCCGACGAAAAGACATGTACCAAAG ctgctccatgATGTTAGCCTGGTGGTGAGTCGCTGTCGTCTGCTGGGAGAGGAGATACGTCTGCTGAAAATGTGGGGAGGTCTCAGGCTTGATATCCTGGACATCAGCTGTGTGGACACCCA AGTGCACATTGTCTTCAGCAGTCTCAAGAAATTTTCCAAGTTTGAGGTGGTCTTCTCCATCAGTTTGATGAACCACCTCTGTGTTCTACAAGTAGAgagctttaaaaacagaatcGGAAGCACGGC GATCCAGCAGATTGAGGAGATTGTGGCATGTTTCAGTCCAGGAAAGAACCTGTTGACGAAGATTGTCAAAAAGATTCATCACAGTCTTCTCTGTTGA
- the knstrn gene encoding small kinetochore-associated protein encodes MSSKIPKGLQLPAETKKTGHKIESKDTATASAAQKSDGILKPQKENVLRKNVAPKVHKGISTRYGQQAELKEQNQHLMTVNEELQKNLTETQQRVAELELQFSDLEKENAEVQKNLKDCHVLLVAAKIDPVLGERVGEAAQQNEDQRKEAMSVSADLLSELRTFGDTASQQRARLEEIQTTLTDLTKARECMKHERESFTQEAAEMEKALKEAEALLL; translated from the exons ATGTCTTCAAAAATTCCCAAAG gtttgcAGTTACCTGCAGAAACGAAGAAAACTGGTCATAAAATTGAATCCAAAGACACCGCAACAGCAAGTGCTGCCCAGAAATCAGATGGAATCCTTAAAcctcaaaaagaaaatgtactaAG AAAAAATGTTGCTCCCAAAGTTCATAAAGG TATCTCCACCAGGTACGGGCAACAGGCAGAGCTCAAAGAGCAAAACCAGCATTTGATGACTGTCAACGAGGAGCTGCAGAAGAacctcacagagacacag CAAAGAGTAGCTgagttggagctgcagttcaGTGACCTTGAAAAGGAGAATGCAGAGGTACAGAAAAACCTGAAGGACTGCCATGTTCTCCTAGTCGCAGCAAAAATAGACCCAG TTTTAGGAGAAAGAGTTGGAGAAGCTGCACAGCAAAATGAAGATCAGAGGAAAGAAGCTATG agtgTCTCTGCAGACCTGCTGAGCGAATTAAGGACATTTGGTGACACTGCATCACAGCAACGGGCTCGGCTGGAG GAAATCCAAACAACACTGACAGACCTCACTAAAGCTCGAGAATGTATGAAGCATGAAAGGGAAAGCTTTACCCAGGAGGCTGCCGAGATGGAAAAAGCTCTCAAGGAAGCAGAGGCTCTCttactgtaa